From one Nonomuraea polychroma genomic stretch:
- a CDS encoding ATP-dependent DNA helicase, with protein sequence MRVAFTAVPDSHLPPVDQLLNIAVSALGGSERQGQITMVRAVQQAIDDEEHLAVQAGTGTGKSLAYLVPSIRHAMDSDKPVVVSTATIALQRQLVDRDLPRLAETLGKELPHEPTFAILKGRRNYLCRYKATAGWPEEDEQDQLFDPREVSATGRMVQRIQEWAEETETGDRDELVPGVSEQAWRQFSVSAQECLGANRCPSGAECFAELARARAGEVDVVVTNHALLAIDAMGDLPVLPEHEVVVVDEAHELVDRVTSVVTGELSELTVSLAVRRVGRLIEQTVTDQLQEAGEDLKALLAAAPPGRIDEMPQVLGLTLQLIRDTAWRCITAMGPRGADKDDPDKAGQRKAAFTALDEVHDTAVRMLEAYGHASEADRAEVVWLDAGTDRRPPMLRVAPLSVSGMLRDKLFGERTVILTSATLALGGTFDGLAAQWGLGDAKGWQGIDVGSPFDHPRAGILYVAKHLPQPGRDGLPQQYLDEIAELIEAAGGRTLGLFSSMRAAKAATEALRERLEVPLLCQGDDSTMLLVKQFAEDEPTCLFGTLSLWQGVDVPGPSLRLVIIDRVPFPRPDDPLTSARQRHVAARGGNGFMAVAANHAALLLAQGAGRLLRSQNDKGVIAVLDPRLATARYSSFLLGSLPPFWRTTDPTIPRAALKRLASEPPA encoded by the coding sequence ATGCGGGTAGCGTTTACTGCCGTGCCGGACTCCCATCTCCCGCCAGTGGACCAACTCCTCAACATCGCGGTCAGCGCTCTCGGAGGGAGCGAACGGCAGGGCCAGATCACGATGGTCCGCGCCGTGCAGCAGGCCATCGACGACGAGGAGCACCTGGCGGTCCAGGCCGGCACGGGGACCGGGAAGTCGCTGGCTTATCTCGTGCCGTCGATCCGCCACGCCATGGACAGCGACAAGCCGGTCGTGGTGTCCACGGCCACGATCGCGCTGCAACGCCAGCTCGTGGACCGCGACCTGCCCAGGCTGGCCGAGACGCTGGGCAAGGAGCTGCCGCACGAGCCGACGTTCGCGATCTTGAAGGGCCGCCGCAACTACCTGTGCCGTTACAAGGCCACGGCGGGCTGGCCCGAGGAGGACGAGCAGGACCAGCTGTTCGACCCGCGTGAAGTGAGCGCGACCGGCCGCATGGTGCAGCGCATCCAGGAGTGGGCCGAGGAGACCGAGACCGGCGACCGCGACGAGCTCGTGCCGGGGGTGAGCGAGCAGGCGTGGCGGCAGTTCTCGGTGAGCGCGCAGGAGTGCCTGGGCGCCAACCGCTGCCCGAGCGGCGCCGAGTGCTTCGCCGAGCTGGCCAGGGCCCGCGCGGGCGAGGTCGACGTGGTGGTGACCAACCACGCGCTGCTGGCCATCGACGCCATGGGCGACCTGCCGGTGCTGCCCGAGCACGAGGTCGTGGTGGTGGACGAGGCGCACGAGCTGGTGGACCGCGTGACGTCGGTGGTGACAGGCGAGCTGTCGGAGCTGACGGTGTCGCTGGCGGTCCGCCGGGTGGGCAGGCTGATCGAGCAGACGGTCACCGACCAGCTCCAGGAGGCGGGCGAGGACCTCAAGGCGCTCCTGGCCGCCGCCCCGCCCGGCCGCATCGACGAAATGCCGCAGGTGCTCGGCCTGACGCTGCAGCTGATCCGCGACACCGCCTGGCGCTGCATCACCGCGATGGGGCCGCGCGGCGCCGACAAGGACGACCCGGACAAGGCAGGGCAGCGCAAGGCCGCTTTCACGGCGCTGGACGAGGTGCACGACACGGCCGTACGCATGCTGGAGGCCTACGGGCACGCCTCCGAGGCCGACCGGGCGGAGGTCGTGTGGCTCGACGCGGGCACCGACCGGCGGCCGCCCATGCTGCGCGTGGCGCCGCTGAGCGTCAGCGGCATGCTGCGGGACAAGCTGTTCGGCGAGCGCACGGTGATCCTCACCTCCGCCACGCTGGCGCTGGGCGGCACGTTCGACGGGCTGGCCGCGCAGTGGGGGCTCGGCGACGCCAAGGGCTGGCAGGGCATCGACGTCGGCTCCCCGTTCGACCACCCCCGCGCCGGGATCCTCTACGTCGCCAAGCACCTCCCCCAGCCGGGGCGCGACGGGCTGCCGCAACAGTATCTGGACGAGATCGCCGAGCTGATCGAGGCGGCCGGAGGGCGCACGCTGGGGTTGTTCTCGTCGATGCGCGCCGCCAAGGCGGCCACGGAAGCGCTGCGGGAGCGGCTGGAGGTGCCGCTGCTGTGCCAGGGCGACGACTCCACGATGCTGCTGGTCAAGCAGTTCGCCGAGGACGAGCCGACCTGCCTGTTCGGCACGCTGTCGCTGTGGCAGGGCGTGGACGTGCCGGGCCCGTCGCTGCGGCTGGTCATCATCGACCGGGTGCCCTTCCCGCGTCCGGACGACCCACTGACGTCGGCCCGGCAGCGCCATGTGGCGGCACGGGGCGGCAACGGCTTCATGGCGGTGGCCGCCAACCACGCCGCCCTGCTCCTGGCCCAGGGCGCCGGCCGCCTCCTGCGCTCCCAGAACGACAAGGGCGTGATCGCCGTCCTCGACCCCCGCCTCGCCACGGCCCGCTACAGCAGCTTCCTCCTGGGCTCCCTCCCCCCGTTCTGGCGCACCACAGACCCCACCATCCCCCGCGCCGCCCTCAAACGCCTAGCATCCGAACCACCCGCATAA
- a CDS encoding SGNH/GDSL hydrolase family protein — translation MRHYKSFVALGDSFTEGLNDPSANGHYRGWADRVAERLAAEDPSFRYANLAVRGKLIDQIVAEQVPVAVEMAPDLVSFCAGGNDLLRPGSDPDVMAKKVARAVRDLRAGGADVLLFTGVDPRDTPLMRRLRGRFAIFYLHVRSIADLYGCRLVDQWSMQGLRDWRAWSADRLHMNEDGHRLVAARVLDVLGVPFEDWRKDWPARVVDPRARRREDAQWMREHLVPWVARRLRGVSSGDGLPPKRPDLTPFS, via the coding sequence ATGAGGCACTACAAGTCCTTCGTCGCGCTCGGCGACAGCTTCACCGAAGGACTGAACGACCCCAGCGCCAACGGGCACTATCGCGGCTGGGCCGACCGGGTTGCCGAGCGGCTCGCCGCCGAGGACCCGTCCTTCCGCTACGCCAACCTGGCCGTGCGCGGCAAGCTGATCGACCAGATCGTCGCCGAGCAGGTGCCGGTGGCCGTCGAGATGGCCCCGGATCTGGTCAGCTTCTGTGCCGGCGGGAACGACCTGCTCAGGCCGGGCAGCGACCCGGACGTGATGGCCAAGAAGGTCGCGCGGGCCGTGCGGGACCTGCGGGCGGGTGGGGCGGACGTGCTGCTGTTCACGGGGGTGGATCCGCGGGACACGCCGCTGATGCGGCGGCTGCGCGGGCGGTTCGCGATCTTCTACCTGCACGTGCGGTCCATCGCCGACCTCTATGGGTGCCGGCTCGTCGACCAGTGGTCTATGCAGGGGTTGCGGGACTGGCGGGCGTGGAGCGCCGACCGGCTGCACATGAACGAGGACGGGCATCGGCTGGTGGCGGCGCGGGTGCTGGATGTGCTGGGGGTGCCGTTCGAGGACTGGCGCAAGGACTGGCCCGCGAGAGTGGTGGATCCGCGTGCTCGGCGGCGCGAGGACGCCCAGTGGATGCGGGAGCATCTCGTTCCGTGGGTGGCGCGCCGTCTCCGGGGGGTTTCCTCCGGCGATGGGCTTCCTCCCAAGCGGCCTGATCTGACCCCGTTTTCATAA
- the aroQ gene encoding type II 3-dehydroquinate dehydratase gives MILVLNGPNLRRLGTREPDVYGAETFEDLAQLCRDTGRKLGEHVEVRQTDDEAEMIGWIHEACDGRIPVVLNPAAFTHYSYALRDAIAQRTAPLVEVHISNPAAREEFRHTSVVAGVASGTIAGFGLQSYVLALQAIAEMNTTS, from the coding sequence ATGATCCTCGTGCTCAACGGGCCCAACCTGCGCAGGCTCGGCACCCGCGAGCCCGACGTCTACGGCGCCGAAACGTTCGAGGATCTGGCCCAGCTCTGCCGCGACACCGGGCGCAAGCTCGGCGAGCACGTCGAGGTGCGCCAGACCGACGACGAGGCCGAAATGATCGGCTGGATCCATGAGGCGTGCGACGGCCGCATCCCCGTCGTGCTCAATCCCGCCGCGTTCACCCACTACTCCTACGCCCTGCGCGACGCCATCGCCCAGCGCACCGCCCCGCTCGTCGAGGTGCACATCAGCAATCCCGCCGCCAGGGAAGAGTTTCGCCATACCTCCGTCGTGGCCGGGGTGGCGTCGGGCACCATCGCGGGGTTCGGGCTACAGTCGTACGTCCTTGCGCTGCAGGCTATTGCGGAGATGAACACCACCTCATGA
- the aroB gene encoding 3-dehydroquinate synthase, with translation MTAATRITVRGDSPYDVVVGTGVLAELTTLLKPGVRTVAVICPETLPQISRPVCAALSDAGYDVVELPVPDGEQAKTVEVAAGLWSALGRHGVTRSDAVVGVGGGATTDLAGFVAGTWLRGVQVVLVPTTLLAMVDAAVGGKNGIDTPEGKNLVGTFLPPAGVLCELSTLDGMPKRDYVAGLAEIIKGGFIADPEILRLIEADPEAATRPDGPHTRELIERKIQVKADVVGADLREAGLREILNYGHTLAHAIERNEHYGIRHGEAVAIGMVYAAELSRLSGRADLVDRTRAILTSVGLPISYRADAWPQLRDHMRLDKKNRGAKQRFVVLDDLAKPGLLEDPSEELLDAAYKEISA, from the coding sequence ATGACCGCCGCGACCAGGATCACCGTACGCGGTGACAGCCCTTACGACGTGGTGGTCGGCACCGGCGTGCTGGCAGAGCTGACCACGCTGCTCAAGCCGGGCGTGCGCACGGTCGCCGTGATCTGCCCGGAGACCCTGCCGCAGATCTCCCGGCCGGTCTGCGCGGCGCTGTCCGACGCCGGCTACGACGTGGTCGAGCTGCCCGTGCCGGACGGTGAGCAGGCCAAGACCGTCGAGGTGGCCGCCGGGCTGTGGTCGGCGCTCGGCCGCCACGGCGTGACCCGTTCCGACGCCGTCGTCGGCGTGGGCGGGGGCGCGACGACCGACCTGGCCGGGTTCGTCGCCGGGACGTGGCTGCGCGGCGTGCAGGTGGTGCTCGTGCCCACGACCCTGCTCGCCATGGTGGATGCGGCGGTCGGCGGCAAGAACGGCATCGACACGCCCGAGGGCAAAAACCTCGTCGGCACGTTCCTGCCGCCCGCGGGCGTGTTGTGCGAGTTGTCCACGCTGGACGGCATGCCGAAGCGTGACTACGTGGCGGGCCTGGCCGAGATCATCAAGGGCGGCTTCATCGCCGACCCGGAGATCCTCCGGCTCATCGAGGCCGACCCCGAGGCCGCCACCCGCCCCGACGGCCCCCACACCCGCGAGCTGATCGAGCGCAAGATCCAGGTCAAGGCCGACGTCGTGGGCGCCGACCTGCGCGAAGCCGGGCTGCGCGAGATCCTCAACTACGGCCACACGCTCGCCCACGCCATCGAGCGCAACGAGCACTACGGCATCCGCCACGGCGAGGCCGTCGCCATCGGCATGGTCTACGCCGCCGAGCTGTCCCGGCTCTCCGGACGCGCCGACCTGGTCGACCGCACCCGCGCGATCCTCACCAGCGTCGGCCTGCCCATCTCCTACCGCGCCGACGCGTGGCCGCAACTGCGCGACCACATGCGGCTGGACAAGAAAAACCGCGGCGCCAAGCAGCGGTTCGTGGTGCTCGACGACCTCGCCAAGCCCGGCCTCCTCGAAGACCCCTCGGAAGAGCTGCTCGACGCCGCCTACAAGGAGATCTCGGCATGA
- a CDS encoding shikimate kinase, protein MSTVVLIGPPGSGKTTIGRLLAERLGVGFRDTDADVEAVAGKPVADIFVEDGESRFRELEHEAVRRALAEHDGILSLGGGAVLNEETQALLAGHHVVYLQVGLSDAVQRVGLASARPLLVLNPRSQLKKLMEERRPIYERLAVATVVTDKREPAELADEIVKGLPA, encoded by the coding sequence ATGAGCACAGTGGTCCTGATCGGGCCTCCCGGGTCCGGCAAGACGACCATCGGGCGGCTGCTCGCCGAGCGGCTCGGCGTCGGCTTCCGCGACACCGACGCCGACGTGGAGGCCGTGGCGGGCAAGCCCGTCGCCGACATCTTCGTCGAGGACGGGGAGAGCCGCTTCCGCGAGCTGGAGCACGAGGCCGTACGCCGGGCGCTGGCCGAGCACGACGGCATCCTGTCGCTGGGCGGCGGCGCCGTACTCAACGAGGAGACCCAGGCGCTGCTCGCCGGCCACCACGTGGTCTACCTGCAGGTCGGGCTCTCGGACGCGGTCCAGCGGGTCGGGCTCGCCTCCGCCCGGCCGCTGCTCGTGCTCAACCCGCGCAGCCAGCTGAAGAAGCTCATGGAAGAGCGGCGGCCGATCTACGAGCGGCTCGCCGTGGCGACCGTGGTGACAGACAAGCGCGAGCCTGCAGAGCTCGCCGACGAGATCGTGAAGGGGCTGCCCGCATGA
- the aroC gene encoding chorismate synthase — translation MLRWLTAGESHGPELVAIMEGLPAGVEVTTAAIDEALRRRRLGYGRGARMKFEQDQVTIVGGVRHGRTMGSPVAIRIGNTEWPKWEKVMAADPVDPAELEGLARNAPRSRPRPGHADLAGMQKYGFDDARQVLDRASARETAARVALGEVARRFLKQALGVDIVSHVTEIGGARTPTEDLPGPGDLARIDEDPVRCSDPEGSAAMVAVIDKAHKDGDTLGGVVEVLAYGLPPGLGSYTHWDRRLDSRLAAALMGIQAIKGVAVGDGFETARRPGSRAHDEIEYTAEDGVKRITNRAGGVEGGMTNGEILRVSAAMKPISTVPRALATIDVKTGEAAKAHHERSDVCAVPAAGVVAEAMVALVLADAALEKFGGDSVEEVARNLSGYLSSMVIK, via the coding sequence ATGTTGCGCTGGTTGACCGCCGGAGAGTCCCACGGGCCCGAACTCGTCGCCATCATGGAAGGCCTCCCCGCCGGGGTGGAGGTGACCACGGCCGCGATCGACGAGGCCCTGCGCCGCCGCCGTCTCGGCTATGGCCGCGGCGCCCGGATGAAGTTCGAGCAGGACCAGGTCACGATCGTCGGCGGCGTGCGCCACGGGCGGACCATGGGCAGCCCGGTCGCCATCCGCATCGGCAACACCGAGTGGCCCAAGTGGGAGAAGGTCATGGCGGCCGACCCGGTCGACCCGGCCGAGCTGGAGGGCCTGGCGCGCAACGCGCCCAGGTCGCGCCCCCGCCCCGGCCATGCCGACCTGGCCGGCATGCAGAAATACGGGTTCGACGACGCCAGGCAGGTGCTCGACCGGGCCAGCGCCCGCGAGACCGCGGCCCGCGTCGCGCTCGGCGAGGTCGCCAGGCGTTTCCTCAAGCAGGCGCTCGGCGTCGACATCGTCAGCCACGTCACCGAGATCGGCGGCGCCCGGACCCCGACGGAGGACCTGCCGGGGCCCGGCGATCTGGCCAGGATCGACGAGGACCCGGTGCGGTGCTCCGACCCCGAGGGCAGCGCCGCCATGGTCGCCGTGATCGACAAGGCGCACAAGGACGGCGACACGCTCGGCGGCGTCGTCGAGGTGCTCGCCTACGGCCTGCCGCCGGGCCTGGGCAGCTACACGCACTGGGACCGCAGGCTCGACTCCCGGCTCGCCGCCGCGCTCATGGGCATCCAGGCGATCAAGGGCGTCGCGGTCGGCGACGGCTTCGAGACCGCGCGCAGGCCCGGGTCCCGCGCCCACGACGAGATCGAATACACCGCCGAGGACGGCGTCAAGCGCATCACCAATCGTGCGGGCGGCGTCGAAGGCGGCATGACCAACGGCGAGATCCTGCGGGTCAGCGCCGCCATGAAGCCGATCTCCACCGTGCCGAGGGCGCTGGCCACGATCGACGTCAAGACCGGCGAGGCGGCCAAGGCGCACCACGAGCGCTCCGACGTGTGCGCCGTGCCGGCGGCCGGCGTCGTGGCCGAGGCCATGGTCGCGCTGGTGCTGGCCGACGCGGCGCTGGAGAAGTTCGGCGGCGACTCGGTCGAGGAGGTCGCACGCAACCTGTCCGGCTACCTCTCCTCCATGGTGATCAAATGA
- a CDS encoding prepilin peptidase: protein MVALMALAGLLCGHRIRALADTYDGLPEPAWPPKAELVTAAVTALVAWRLGLPYVPFAVIGVALAVIDWRTTLLPDAITLPAYPIIALALLPTGELPRALAGGAALAAIYGLLWVIRPDALGLGDVKLAGLIGMAAAALGWQAWVVAAFCGQLLGALYALALLVTGHGTRHTQFPFGPFMLLGAFTVLCLDT from the coding sequence GTGGTCGCACTCATGGCGCTGGCCGGACTCCTCTGCGGACACCGCATCAGGGCGCTGGCCGACACCTACGACGGCCTCCCGGAGCCCGCCTGGCCGCCGAAGGCCGAGCTGGTGACCGCCGCCGTCACCGCGCTGGTCGCCTGGCGCCTCGGCCTCCCTTACGTGCCGTTCGCCGTGATCGGCGTCGCTCTGGCCGTCATCGACTGGCGCACGACGCTTCTGCCCGACGCGATCACGCTTCCCGCGTACCCGATCATCGCCCTCGCTCTCCTGCCCACCGGCGAGCTGCCGAGAGCGCTGGCCGGAGGGGCGGCGCTGGCGGCGATCTACGGGCTGCTGTGGGTCATCAGACCGGACGCGCTGGGGCTCGGAGACGTCAAGCTGGCCGGGCTCATCGGCATGGCGGCCGCGGCGCTGGGCTGGCAGGCCTGGGTGGTCGCCGCGTTCTGCGGGCAGCTGCTGGGCGCGCTCTACGCCCTGGCGCTGCTCGTGACCGGGCACGGCACCAGGCACACGCAGTTCCCGTTCGGGCCGTTCATGCTGTTGGGGGCGTTCACGGTGCTGTGTCTCGACACGTGA